ACCGAGCCGAACCGCTCATAGCCGACCATCTGCGTCTCGTAGACCGTGCCGGTGTAGTAGTCCAGGCCACGGGCGATGCGCAGGTCGGCGACGCAGAGCCCCGGCGAGTGCGCGGCGGCGGTCTCCATCACGGCGGTCAACTCGGCGATGCCCTCGTCGAGCAGCGGGTCGGTCACGCCCAGGGCGCGCACCGCGTCGGCGAAGGAGGCGTCCGGCGCGGAGATCTCGGCCAGCGCCAGGCATGCCTTGGCCTGCGCCTCGCTCGCCCCGGCGGCCTCCGCGAGCAGCTCGGCCACTTTCGCCGGGCCGAGCTTGTCGAGCTTGTCCACGGCGCGCAGCGCCGCCATCGGGTCGGTCAGCCCGACGCCCCGGTAGAAGCCCTCGCAGATCTTGCGGTTGTTGACCTGGATGCGCACCGGCGGGATGGGCAACGAGCGCAGCGCGTCGCCGATCACCAGCGGCATCTCGGCCTCGAAGTGCGCCGGCAGCGTGTCCCGGTCGACGATGTCGATGTCGGCCTGGAGGAACTCCCGATAGCGGCCCTCCTGCGGGCGCTCCCCCCGCCACACCTTCTGGATCTGGTAGCGGCGGAACGGGAACTGGAGCTTGCCGGCGTTCTCCAGCACGTAGCGGGCGAACGGCACGGTCAGGTCGAAGTGCAGGCCGAGCGCGTCGTCGCCGGCCGGGCCGTCGGCGTCGGCCTGCAACCGGCGCAGCAGGTAGACCTCCTTCGAGGTCTCCCCCTTGCGCAGCAACTGGTCCAGCGGCTCGACCGAACGGGTCTCCAGCGGCGCGAAGCCGTACAACTCGAACGTGGCGCGGATCCGGTCCAGCACGAACTGCTCGATCATCCGCTGCGCCGGCGTCCACTCGGGGAAGCCGGAGATGGGCGTGGGCTTGCTCATGGCGTACTCCTTGATCCCGCGCGGACCGCGCGGGGATGGCACGGGCGGCTAGAGGCCGCGGGTGGGTGCGGCCGGGCGCGCGTCGCCCGCCACCTCGACGAGGTACGGGTTCGTCGCGCGCTCGCGGCCGACGGTGGTCGCGGGGCCGTGGCCGGGCAGGACGACTGTGTCGTCGGCCAGCGGGAGGACCTTGTCCCGAAGGCTGGCCAGCATGCGGGGCATGCTGCCGCCCGGCAGGTCGGTGCGGCCGATCGAGCCGGCGAAGAGCACGTCACCGGAGAGGCAGACCTCGTCCGCCTCCCAGGGCGAGCCGGCGCCGGGCAGCCGGAACAGCACCGACCCGCCGGTATGGCCGGGAGCGTGGTCGACGGTGATCTCCAACCCGGCCAGCGACAGCGTCGCGCCGTCGGTCAGCTCGGCCACGTCGTCCGGCTCGGTGTACGGCAGCCGCCCACCGAACAGCGCGGTGAGGTCCGCCGAGAGCGCCTTGGTCGGGTCGGCGAGCATCTCGCGGTCGGCCGGGTGCACGTAGGCGGTGATGCCCCGCGCGCCGCAGACCGGCGCGACCGAGAACGTGTGGTCGAGGTGGCCGTGGGTGAGCAGCACGGCGGCCGGATGCAGGCGGTGCTCGGCGAGCACGGCGTCGAGCCGGTCGATCACCCCGATGCCGGGATCGACCACCACGCACTGCTCCCCCGGCCCGGTCGCCACCACGTAGCAGTTGGTGCCGAAGGCGTCCGCGGGAAAGCCGGCCACGAGCACGTCCGTCCCCTCTCCGTCCGGTCGTCGTCGTCGCTCAGCAGCCTAGTCGCACCGGCGAGCGGGTTTCTGCCGCCACCGGCACCGGGCGTCCCACCGATCCCAGTGACCACATCCGATAAGCGCGGGCGGACCTCGTACACCACATTCACAGTCGGTACCCGTACACTCTGGCGGGCGTGTGGCGTGGCGCACCCCGATTCGCAGCGCGGGCGGTGCCGGCGACGCCGACGACGATCAGGCAGAGGAAGGGGAGCACCTGTGGCTTCCAGCAGGGACCGGCAGCGCAAACTGGCGCGGGCCAAGCTCGACCGGCAACTCGCCCGGCGGGCCGCGGCCGCGCGGCGTCGCCGGCAGATCCAGGCCGGCGTGGGCGCCGCGGTGGTGCTCGTGCTGATCGTGGCCGGCTCGGCCTGGGCGCTCGGCGCGTTCGACTCGGAGCCGGAGAAGCAGGCCGCCGAGGACACCTGCCTCTGGACCCCGCAGGACGCCACCGGGAACACCAACCTCAAGGACGTCGGCACCCCGGCCACCCGGGACCTGCCCACGTCGGGCACCCGGCCGATGACTGTCACCACCAACCAGGGCGGGCCGATCACCGTCGAGCTGGACCAGGCCGCCGCCCCCTGCGGCAGCGCCAGCCTTGCCCACCTGGCCGGCCGGCAGTTCTACGACGACACCAAGTGCCACGAGATCACCAGCGAGGGCGCGCTGCGCTGCGGCGACCCGAGCGGCACCGGGATCGGCGGGCCGACCTACACGTTCTACGACGAGAACGTCCCCTCCGCGCCCGAGCCCAGCCCGTCGGCCTCGCCGGCCCCGGGCGAGCCGCCGGCGTACCCGAAGGGCACGGTCGCCATGATCGGTAGCCCGCCGGGCAGCAACGGCAGCCAGTTCCTGATCTTCTTCAAGGACTTCAACCCGGCCAAGCCGGCCTACAGCATCGTCGGCAAGGTCACCGGCGGGCTGGACGTGGTGGAAAAGATCGGCGCGCTGCCGACCGTCGACAACGGCGGCGGCGTCAAGGTCAAGCCGAAGACGGACGTGGTGATCCAGAGCCTCACCGTCGGCGAGCCGAACGCCTCGCCGCCCGCGCCGAGCGAGCCGGCGAGCAGCCCCAGCGCCGGATGACCCGCCGTTGAGCGGGCGTTGATCGACCTTTTGACTTGGCGGCGCCCGGCGCCGTCCCCCGGATACCCAGCAGGTGAGGAGTGACCGTGACGTCCACGAGAGACCGCCAGCGGGCGGCGGCGCGGGCCCGGCTCGAACGGGAGATGGCCGAGCGGGCCGGCAAGGCCCGCAAGCGCCGGCAGACGCAGGCGATCGTCGGCGCCGCCGCCGTGCTGGTGCTCGTCGTGGCCGGCACCGTCTGGCTCGTCACGTCGCTCGGCGACGACGACGAGAAGTCCGGCGACACCGCCGCCGCCGGCTTCGCCCAGTGCGCCTACACGGAGGTGCCCAAGGAGGGCCGGCCGGCGCAGATCAAGGATGTCGGGCTGCCACCGACGCAGCAGGTCGACAAGGGCAGCCAGACGATGACGATCGAGACCAACCTGGGCCCGATCACCGCCAAGCTCGACCGGGCCGCGGTGCCCTGCACCGCCGGCAGCTTCACCCACCTGGCCAGCAAGGGTTTCTTCGACAACACCAAGTGCCACCGGCTGGTCACCGAGGGCATCAAGGTGCTCCAGTGCGGCGACCCGAGCGCGACCGGCAAGGGCTGGCGGGACACCGACGGCACCGGCGGGCCGAGCTACAACCTGGCCGAGGAGAACCTCCCCACCAACAAGCGCCCGCCGTACCCGGAGGGCGTCATCGCGATGGCCAACTCCGGCCAGCCCGGCAGCACCGGCAGCCAGTTCTTCATCGTGTACGGCGACAGCCAGCTCGACCCGAACTACACCGTGCTGGGCACCATCACCGGCGGCATGGACGTGGTGAAGCAGGTCGCCGCCGCGGGTGACGACGGCGCGTTCGCCGAGCAGGCCGGCGGCGGTCACCCGAAGAAGGAGATCGTCATGACCAAGGTGACGATGAGCGACATCGAGGGCTGACCCCGAGTCCGACGAGAAACGCCCGCCGGTCGGACCGGCGGGCGTTTTCCGTGCGCAGGCTCTCAGGCGCCGGACGTCACCCGGTACGCGTCGAAGACCCCGTCGACCTTGCGCACCGCGGCCAGCAGGTGCCCCAGGTGCTTCGGGTCGGCCATCTCGAAGCTGAACCGGCTGACCGCCACCCGGTCCCGGGTGGTGGTCACCGTCGCGGAGAGGATGTTCACCCGCTCCTCCGACAGCACCCGGGTCACGTCGGCGAGCAGCTTGTGCCGGTCGAGCGCCTCCACCTGGATGGCGACGAGGAACGTGGAGGCCGACGTCAGCTTCCAGCTCACCTCGACCACCCGCTCGGGCTGGGCCCGCAGGTCCTCGGCGTTGGCGCAGTCGTCGCGGTGCACGCTGACCCCGCCGGAGCGGGTGACGAAGCCGAACACCGAGTCCGGTGGCACCGGCGTGCAGCAGCGGGCCAGCTTGATCCAGACGTCGCTGACGCCGCGGACCACCACGCCCGGGTCGGCGCTGCTCTGCCGGCTGCGCGGCGGCCGGGTGGCGACGGCGGTCTCGGCGATGTCCTCCGCCGCGCCCTCCTCGCCGCCGTAGGAGGCCATCAGCTTCTGCACCACCGACTGCGCGGAGACCTGACTGTCGCCGACCGCCGCGTAGAGCGAGGCGACGTCCGCGAGGTGCAGGTCCCGCGCGATGGCCATCAGCGCGTCCGAGGTGAGCATCCGCTGCAACGGCATGCCCTGCTTGCGCATCGCCTTGACGATCGAGTCCTTGCCGGCCTCGATCGCCTCCTCGCGCCGCTCCTTGTTGAAATATTGCCGGATCTTGGTGCGTGCCCGGGGGCTCTTGACGAAGCCCAACCAGTCCTGCGTCGGGCCGGCCGTGTCGGACTTCGACGTGAAGATCTCGATCACGTCGCCGTTGGACAGCGTCGACTCCAGCGGCACCAGCTTGCCGTTGACCCGCGCGCCGATGCACTTGTGCCCGACCTCGGTGTGCACCGCGTACGCGAAGTCCACAGGCGTCGACCCGGTCGGCAGCGGGATGACGTCGCCCTTCGGCGTGAAGACGTACACCTCCTGGCTGGACAGGTCGAACCGCAGCGCGTCCAGGAACTCGCTCGGGTCGGCCGCCTCGCGCTGCCAGTCCAGCAACTGCCGCAGCCAGGTCATCTCGTCGATGTGCGCCGGCGGGCCCACCACCTGGGTGCCCTTGTGCTCCTTGTACTTCCAGTGCGCGGCGATGCCGAACTCGGCGGTGCGGTGCATCGCGTACGTGCGGATCTGCATCTCCACCGGCTTGCCGGTGGGCCCGATGACAGTCGTGTGCAGCGACTGGTACATGTTGAACTTGGGCATGGCGATGTAGTCCTTGAACCGGCCCGGCACCGGCTGCCAGTTGGCGTGGATGACCCCCAGCGCCGCGTAGCAGTCGCGCACCGTGTCGACCAGGATCCGCACCCCGACCAGGTCGTAGATGTCGTTGAAGTCGCGACCCCGCACGATCATCTTCTGGTAGATCGAGTAGAGGTGCTTCGGCCGGCCGGTCGTCTCCGCCTTGATCTTGGCGGCTTTCAGGTCGGTGCCCACCTTCTGCGTCACCTGGCGCAGCAGCGACTCCCGCTGCGGCTGGTGCTCCCCGATCAGGCGCAGGATCTCCTCGTACCGCTTCGGGAACAGCGTGCCGAAGGCCAGATCCTCCAGCTCCCACTTGATCGTGTTCATTCCCAGGCGGTGCGCCAGCGGCGCCAGGATCTCCAGCGTCTCCTTGGCCTTCTGCTCCTGCTTGGGGCGGGGCAGGAAGGTGAGCGTCCGCATGTTGTGCAGCCGGTCGGCCAGCTTGATCACCAGGACCCGCGGGTCCTTCGCCATGGCCACCACCATCTTGCGGATGGTCTCCGCCTTGGCCGCGTCGCCCAGCTTGACCTTGTCGAGCTTCGTCACGCCGTCGACGAGCAGCGCGACCTCGCCGCCGAAGTCGGCGCGCATCGCGTCGAGGGTGTACTCGGTGTCCTCGATCGTGTCGTGCAGCAGCGCCGCCACCAGCGTGGTGGTGTCCATGCCCAGGTTGCCCAGGATGGTCGCCACCGCGAGCGGGTGCGTGATGTAGGGGTCGCCGGACTTGCGATATTGCCCCGAGTGCCAGCGCGCGGCGGTGTCGAACGCACGCTGCAACAGGCGCGCGTCGGCCTTCGGATGGGCGTCCCGGTGGGCGGAGATCAGCGGCTCCAGCACCTCGCTGACCTGCGAGGTCTGCCAGGGCGCGTTGAACCGGGCCAGGCGGGCGCGCACCCGCCGGCCGGTCGGCGCGTTGGAGAGGGCGAAACCGCCGCTGGTCGAGGGGTCACCGTCGGTCGGGAACGGCACCACCACCGCGTCGCCGTCGGCCGCCGCGTCCGGCGTGCCGCCGTTCGCCCCGGCGGGCGTGTTGCCGCCGTGCTCGGTCACCGAGCCGTCCGCGTCGCCTGTCGGGTGCACCGTGCCCTCCACCGGAGGGACGACATCGTTGGACACCGGCCTCCTCACCGTTCGCCGGGATGCGCCGGCCGTCGGGCCGACGTCTGGTCCAACCGACCCGGGGGTCGGTGTTGTTCCGCGCCGGCCACCGGGGCTGCGCCCCGGCGGCTTCGCCGCCCGGACGGTCACCCGCCCGGTCAGGCAATGGGCAATCCTACCGGTACGCAGGGTGCGCCGCCGCTCCCCCGGACGCCCCGTGCCGGCGGACCGACCGGGTGCCGGCGGGTCACACGGTCAACAGGGCATGGACCGGACGCGGGGCCAGCCGCTCCCGGCCCCCGAGGAAGCCCAACTCCAGCAGGACGGTGAAGCCGGAGACGGTGCCGCCGGCACGCTCCACCAGGTCGAGCGTGGCCTCGGCGGTCCCGCCGGTGGCGAGCACGTCGTCGAGCACCAGCACCCGGTGGCCGGCGGTGAACGCGTCCTGGTGGACCTCGAGCGTCGCCTCGCCGTACTCCAGCGCGTAGGAAGCCGAATGGGTCGCGCGGGGCAGCTTGCCGGCCTTGCGCACCGGCACCACGCCGACCCCGGTGGCGTACGCGACGGCCGCGGCCAGCACGAACCCGCGCGCCTCGATGCCCACCACGGCGTCGAACGAGTCGGGCCCGTGGTAGGCGATGATCCCGTCGATCACCTCGCGGAACGCCACGCCGTCGGCGAACAGCGGCATCAGGTCCTTGAACATGACCCCCGGCTTGGGGAAGTCCGGCACGTCGAGCGTCCGGCTGGCGACCAGCTGGGCGGCCTCCGGGCCGCTGTCTCCCCGTACGCCTGCGGTGTGGGTCTCCGTCACGGTGCGTCCCATGTCCTCTCGAAACGACGACGGCGTCCGTCATGCGGTGGCAACAGCATGACGGACGCCGTCCGGTCGGTTCTGCCCGGCCCGGCGGTCAGCGGCGCTTCGCGCCACCCGGCCGGTTGCCCCCGCCGGGACGGCCGCCCCGGGCGCCGCTGGGGCGCTTGCCGCTGGGGCGCGCGCCGACCTTCGGCGCGGCGCCGGCCAGGGCCGCGTCCGCCTCGACCGGCTGGTCGCCGCTCGGGGCGGGACGCGGGGCGCCCTTCGGCGTGACCTCGCCCCGGGAGATGGCCGCCCGGCGGGCGTGCACCCGCTTGTTGTGCGCGCTGATCCGCGGGTCCTGGTTCTTCAGCAGCACCAGCAGCGGGGTGGCCAGCAGGATCGAGGTGAGGAACGCCACCGCCATGCCGACGAAGAGCACCAGGCCCAGGTCCTTCAGGGTGCCCGCGCCGAGCAGGCCGGCACCGATGAACAGCAGGCCGCCGACCGGGAGCAGCGCCACCACCGAGGTGTTCAGCGACCGCATGAGGCTCTGGTTGAGCGCCAGGTTGGACGCCTCGCCGTAGGTCAGGTTGTTGTTCGCGGTGATGCCGCGGGTGTTCTCCTGCACCTTGTCGAAGACCACCACCACGTCGTAGAGCGCGAAGCCCAGGATGGTGAGGAAACCGATGATCGTCGACGGGGTGACCTCGAAGCCGACGAGCGAGTAGATGCCGGAGGTGAGGACCAGGTTGGTGAGCAGCGAGATGATCGCGGCGACCGCCATCCGCCACTCGAAGCGCAGCACCAGGTAGACCGTCACCACGGCGAGGAAGATCAGCAGGCCGAGGAACGCCCGCGAGGTGACCTGACTGCCCCACGCCTCGGAGACCTGGCTGCCGCTGATCTGGTCGGCCTGGATGCCGAACTTCTCCGCCATGGCGGTCTTGGCCGCGTTGGCCTGCTCGGCGGTGAGCTGCCCGGTGCGCATCTCGTAGTATTCGCCGCTGGTGCCGCCGACCTTCTGCGCGGTTACCACCTGCACGTCGGGGGCCTCGGCGGCCAGCGCCTCGTCGACGGTCTGCTCGGCCCGGTCCAGCGTGCCGACGCTGGCCGGCACCTGGAACGAGTTGCCGCCGGCGAACTCGATGCCGAGCTTGAAGCCGTTGAGCGCGAAGCTCAGCACGGCGATCAGCACCAGCGCGCCGGCCACACCGAACCAGAGCTTGCGCTTGCCGACGATGTTGAGATCGGCCTCGCCACGGTAGAGCCGGGCGGCCAGACCACTCTTAGCCATCTCAGGCCTCCTTGACGCGCGGGTTGCGGGCCGTGCCCGACTCGGCCGACCGGGCCGGCAGCGCCCGGCCCAGACCGCTCACCCGCGGGGACAGGAACGCCCGGGTGCGGGCGAACATCGTCATGATCGGGTGACGGAAGAGGAACACGACGACCAGGTCCAGCACGGTCGCCAGGCCGAGCGCGAAGGCGAAGCCCTTCACCGTGCCGACCGACACGATGTAGAGCACCACGGCCGACATCAGCGTGATGGCGTTCGCCGAGATGATCGTCCGGCGGGCCCGGACCCAGGCCCGCGGCACCGCGCTACGTGGGCTGCGACCCTCGCGGATCTCGTCCTTGAGCCGTTCGAAGTAGATGACGAACGAGTCCGCCGCCACGCCGAGCGAGACGATCATGCCGGCGATGCCGGCGAGCGTGAGCGTGAACCCGATCGACCGGCCGAGCACCACGAGCGCGCCGAAGACCAGCAGCGCGGAGAGCACCAGGCTGAGGAAGATGACGGAGCCGAGCAGCCGGTAGTAGAAGAACGAGTAGATGATGACGAGCAGCATGCCGATGCCGGCCGCCAGCAGACCCGCCTGGAGGTGGCTGGAGCCCAGCGTCGCGGTGACGTTCTGCTGCTCCTGCGGGACGAACGTCACCGGCAGTGCGCCGTAGCGCAGCTGGCTGGCGAGCGCGTTCGCCGACTTGCTGTCGAAGCTGCCGGTGATCTGCGAGTCGCCGGTGAGCACGCCCTGGATCTCCGGCGAGGAGACGATCTCGTTGTCCAGCACCACGGCGACCCGGCACTTGCCGTCCTGGCCGAGCGCGGTCTGGTCGCACGCCTGACCCTCGTTGTTGAACGACTCACGGGTCAGCGCGGTCCACTTCTCCTGGCCCTTGCCGGTGAAGTTGAGGCTGACCACCCAGGAGCTGGTCTGGTCGAGCTGGGCGGAGGCGTTCTTGACGTCGGTGCCCAGCACCTTGGCCACGTCGAGCAGGTATTTCGCGCCGGACTCGCAGGCCACCGCCTTCTGCTTCTCGTCCTTGATCGAGGCGGCCGGCCGCTTGTCGAGCTGGGCGCAGGTGATGGTGGGGACGTTGAACTGCATCTCCACCGGCAGCACCGCGACCTCCTGCGGGGTCAGCGTGCCGAACGGCTTGAGCTTGTCCGCCAGCGACGGGTCGGTGGCGAGGTCGGCCGGGGCCTGGAGGCCCGAGGCGGCGGCCCACGCGGCGGCGCCCACCTTCTGCTGCACGGCCTGGCGCTGCTGCTCGATGCTCTGCGGCACCGGCTCGGCGCTGGCGCTCGGGCTCGGCGCGGCAGCGCTCGGCGTGGCCGACGGCGTGGCGCTCGCGCTCGGCGCGGGGGCCATACCGCCCTGCCCACCGGCGCTCGGCGACGCGCTGACCTTGGCGCTGCTGCTCGGCTTCGGCGACGCGCTGCCGGACGGCTTCGGCGTGGCGCTGCCCGAGGGCTGGGCGCTGCCGGACGGGGCCGGGGTGGCGCTGGGGCTCGGTGGCGGCGCGGCGGCGGCGCCGCTGCCGTCGGTGGCCTTGAGCACCTTGCGGAAGCGCAGCTCGGCGGCGCTGCCCACGTCGGTCAGGTCACGGTTCTCGCCGGGCAGGGAGATGACGATGTTGCGGTTGCCCTCGGTGACCACCTCCGCCTCGGCCACGCCGTAGCCGTTGACCCGGCTCTCGATGATCTGGCGCGCCTCTTCGAGGTTTTCCGAGGTCGGCGGCTTGCCGTCGACCGTGTTGGTGGCCTCGAGCGTCAGCCGGGTGCCGCCGATGAGGTCCAGGCCGAGCCGGGGCTCCAGCCGGTCCTTCCAGCCACCACTGGCGCCACCCGAGAAGAACACCAAAAGATAGAGGACGACGAAGATGAACCCGAGCACGGCGAGCTGCCGTCCGGGGCGCATCTGTCCCTGAGGTGGTGCCACGGCTGTCCTGTCTCCCTGTACGGTCGCGCCGTTTCCACGGCGGCGACAACTGTCGGGCCGGGGGTGTCCGCCCGACTGCTCCGGCTTGCCGGCGCCGGTGACCGGCACGCCGACCCGGTCGCGACGCGGGGGCATCGCGCGGGCCTGGCCGCGTGCCGGCGTCGGACGCCGACCCAACTATCCACTTCTGGGGGGTGTTTCCGCTGCCCCGTTCGGGGCGATGGTCACTCCTTGACCGGTTCGGTCTCCTCGCTGATCGTCTCCGCCTCGGGCGCCTCGGCCCGCTTGACCACCCGGGCGATGGCGGGACGGGCATAACGGGTCTGCACGCCCGGCGCGACCTCCAGCAGGACCGTCTCGTCCTCGATCGCGGTGACCGTGCCGTGCAGGCCGCCGATGGTGACCACCTCGTCGCCGGGGGCGAGGGCGGACTGCATCTGCTCCGCCTCGCGACGGCGCTTCTGCTGCGGACGGATCATCATGAAGTACATGACGACGAAGAGCAGAGCGATCATGAGGATCGGCGTCAGACCGCCGGCTCCCCCGCCACTCGCTGCTGCGTAAAGCACGGTGTCGACCTTCCGGTTGGCCCCCGCCGGCCCCGGGGGGCGCCGCTGCGGAGGCGGATTCTCACGTCCTGTACAGACCGCGGCGAAGTCTAGTCCCTGCTCCTGAGAAGACCGAACGCGACACAGATCACGAACGGATCACGGCTGGTCGATCTGGGTCGAGAACAGATCGGGCCCCGGAGGGGTGTCCGCGCCAAATGTACCA
The genomic region above belongs to Micromonospora sp. WMMD1128 and contains:
- the hisS gene encoding histidine--tRNA ligase, with product MSKPTPISGFPEWTPAQRMIEQFVLDRIRATFELYGFAPLETRSVEPLDQLLRKGETSKEVYLLRRLQADADGPAGDDALGLHFDLTVPFARYVLENAGKLQFPFRRYQIQKVWRGERPQEGRYREFLQADIDIVDRDTLPAHFEAEMPLVIGDALRSLPIPPVRIQVNNRKICEGFYRGVGLTDPMAALRAVDKLDKLGPAKVAELLAEAAGASEAQAKACLALAEISAPDASFADAVRALGVTDPLLDEGIAELTAVMETAAAHSPGLCVADLRIARGLDYYTGTVYETQMVGYERFGSVCSGGRYDNLASSGNVRFPGVGISIGVTRLLGLLFGAEALSVSRSVPTCVLVAVTAEEDRAASDAVAAALRSRGVPTEVSPSAAKFGKQIRYAERRGIPYVWFPGADGDEVKDIRSGEQAPAAAGEWTPPRADLAPLVAGTGA
- a CDS encoding MBL fold metallo-hydrolase, giving the protein MLVAGFPADAFGTNCYVVATGPGEQCVVVDPGIGVIDRLDAVLAEHRLHPAAVLLTHGHLDHTFSVAPVCGARGITAYVHPADREMLADPTKALSADLTALFGGRLPYTEPDDVAELTDGATLSLAGLEITVDHAPGHTGGSVLFRLPGAGSPWEADEVCLSGDVLFAGSIGRTDLPGGSMPRMLASLRDKVLPLADDTVVLPGHGPATTVGRERATNPYLVEVAGDARPAAPTRGL
- a CDS encoding peptidylprolyl isomerase; amino-acid sequence: MASSRDRQRKLARAKLDRQLARRAAAARRRRQIQAGVGAAVVLVLIVAGSAWALGAFDSEPEKQAAEDTCLWTPQDATGNTNLKDVGTPATRDLPTSGTRPMTVTTNQGGPITVELDQAAAPCGSASLAHLAGRQFYDDTKCHEITSEGALRCGDPSGTGIGGPTYTFYDENVPSAPEPSPSASPAPGEPPAYPKGTVAMIGSPPGSNGSQFLIFFKDFNPAKPAYSIVGKVTGGLDVVEKIGALPTVDNGGGVKVKPKTDVVIQSLTVGEPNASPPAPSEPASSPSAG
- a CDS encoding peptidylprolyl isomerase codes for the protein MTSTRDRQRAAARARLEREMAERAGKARKRRQTQAIVGAAAVLVLVVAGTVWLVTSLGDDDEKSGDTAAAGFAQCAYTEVPKEGRPAQIKDVGLPPTQQVDKGSQTMTIETNLGPITAKLDRAAVPCTAGSFTHLASKGFFDNTKCHRLVTEGIKVLQCGDPSATGKGWRDTDGTGGPSYNLAEENLPTNKRPPYPEGVIAMANSGQPGSTGSQFFIVYGDSQLDPNYTVLGTITGGMDVVKQVAAAGDDGAFAEQAGGGHPKKEIVMTKVTMSDIEG
- a CDS encoding bifunctional (p)ppGpp synthetase/guanosine-3',5'-bis(diphosphate) 3'-pyrophosphohydrolase yields the protein MEGTVHPTGDADGSVTEHGGNTPAGANGGTPDAAADGDAVVVPFPTDGDPSTSGGFALSNAPTGRRVRARLARFNAPWQTSQVSEVLEPLISAHRDAHPKADARLLQRAFDTAARWHSGQYRKSGDPYITHPLAVATILGNLGMDTTTLVAALLHDTIEDTEYTLDAMRADFGGEVALLVDGVTKLDKVKLGDAAKAETIRKMVVAMAKDPRVLVIKLADRLHNMRTLTFLPRPKQEQKAKETLEILAPLAHRLGMNTIKWELEDLAFGTLFPKRYEEILRLIGEHQPQRESLLRQVTQKVGTDLKAAKIKAETTGRPKHLYSIYQKMIVRGRDFNDIYDLVGVRILVDTVRDCYAALGVIHANWQPVPGRFKDYIAMPKFNMYQSLHTTVIGPTGKPVEMQIRTYAMHRTAEFGIAAHWKYKEHKGTQVVGPPAHIDEMTWLRQLLDWQREAADPSEFLDALRFDLSSQEVYVFTPKGDVIPLPTGSTPVDFAYAVHTEVGHKCIGARVNGKLVPLESTLSNGDVIEIFTSKSDTAGPTQDWLGFVKSPRARTKIRQYFNKERREEAIEAGKDSIVKAMRKQGMPLQRMLTSDALMAIARDLHLADVASLYAAVGDSQVSAQSVVQKLMASYGGEEGAAEDIAETAVATRPPRSRQSSADPGVVVRGVSDVWIKLARCCTPVPPDSVFGFVTRSGGVSVHRDDCANAEDLRAQPERVVEVSWKLTSASTFLVAIQVEALDRHKLLADVTRVLSEERVNILSATVTTTRDRVAVSRFSFEMADPKHLGHLLAAVRKVDGVFDAYRVTSGA
- a CDS encoding adenine phosphoribosyltransferase — encoded protein: MTETHTAGVRGDSGPEAAQLVASRTLDVPDFPKPGVMFKDLMPLFADGVAFREVIDGIIAYHGPDSFDAVVGIEARGFVLAAAVAYATGVGVVPVRKAGKLPRATHSASYALEYGEATLEVHQDAFTAGHRVLVLDDVLATGGTAEATLDLVERAGGTVSGFTVLLELGFLGGRERLAPRPVHALLTV
- the secF gene encoding protein translocase subunit SecF — protein: MAKSGLAARLYRGEADLNIVGKRKLWFGVAGALVLIAVLSFALNGFKLGIEFAGGNSFQVPASVGTLDRAEQTVDEALAAEAPDVQVVTAQKVGGTSGEYYEMRTGQLTAEQANAAKTAMAEKFGIQADQISGSQVSEAWGSQVTSRAFLGLLIFLAVVTVYLVLRFEWRMAVAAIISLLTNLVLTSGIYSLVGFEVTPSTIIGFLTILGFALYDVVVVFDKVQENTRGITANNNLTYGEASNLALNQSLMRSLNTSVVALLPVGGLLFIGAGLLGAGTLKDLGLVLFVGMAVAFLTSILLATPLLVLLKNQDPRISAHNKRVHARRAAISRGEVTPKGAPRPAPSGDQPVEADAALAGAAPKVGARPSGKRPSGARGGRPGGGNRPGGAKRR
- the secD gene encoding protein translocase subunit SecD, whose protein sequence is MAPPQGQMRPGRQLAVLGFIFVVLYLLVFFSGGASGGWKDRLEPRLGLDLIGGTRLTLEATNTVDGKPPTSENLEEARQIIESRVNGYGVAEAEVVTEGNRNIVISLPGENRDLTDVGSAAELRFRKVLKATDGSGAAAAPPPSPSATPAPSGSAQPSGSATPKPSGSASPKPSSSAKVSASPSAGGQGGMAPAPSASATPSATPSAAAPSPSASAEPVPQSIEQQRQAVQQKVGAAAWAAASGLQAPADLATDPSLADKLKPFGTLTPQEVAVLPVEMQFNVPTITCAQLDKRPAASIKDEKQKAVACESGAKYLLDVAKVLGTDVKNASAQLDQTSSWVVSLNFTGKGQEKWTALTRESFNNEGQACDQTALGQDGKCRVAVVLDNEIVSSPEIQGVLTGDSQITGSFDSKSANALASQLRYGALPVTFVPQEQQNVTATLGSSHLQAGLLAAGIGMLLVIIYSFFYYRLLGSVIFLSLVLSALLVFGALVVLGRSIGFTLTLAGIAGMIVSLGVAADSFVIYFERLKDEIREGRSPRSAVPRAWVRARRTIISANAITLMSAVVLYIVSVGTVKGFAFALGLATVLDLVVVFLFRHPIMTMFARTRAFLSPRVSGLGRALPARSAESGTARNPRVKEA
- the yajC gene encoding preprotein translocase subunit YajC yields the protein MLYAAASGGGAGGLTPILMIALLFVVMYFMMIRPQQKRRREAEQMQSALAPGDEVVTIGGLHGTVTAIEDETVLLEVAPGVQTRYARPAIARVVKRAEAPEAETISEETEPVKE